The Equus quagga isolate Etosha38 chromosome 10, UCLA_HA_Equagga_1.0, whole genome shotgun sequence genome includes a region encoding these proteins:
- the GPR34 gene encoding probable G-protein coupled receptor 34 translates to MRSHTVTMATTSVSSWPCSSQGVHFITNHSSQVPRNFSGASNSTACFMDEKLLSSVLTTFYSVIFIVGLVGNIIALYVFLGIHRKRNSIQIYLLNVAIADLLLIFCLPFRIMYHLNQNKWTLGVVLCKVVGTLFYMNMYISIILLGFISLDRYIKINRSIQQRKAITTKQSIYVCCIVWTVALAGFLTMIILTLKKGGHNSTMCFHYRDKHNAKGEAIFNYVLVVMFWLIFLLIILSYIKIGKNLLRISKRRSKFPNSGKYATTARNSFIVLIIFTVCFVPYHAFRFVYISSQLNASSCYWKEIVHKTNEIMLVFSSFNSCLDPVMYFLMSSNIRKIMCQLLSRRFQGEASRSESTSEFKPGYSLHDTSAAAKIQATS, encoded by the coding sequence ATGAGAAGTCACACTGTAACAATGGCGACCACTTCAGTCAGCAGCTGGCCCTGCTCCTCCCAGGGAGTGCACTTCATTACTAATCACAGCAGCCAAGTGCCACGCAACTTCTCAGGAGCATCAAATTCTACTGCCTGTTTCATGGACGAAAAATTACTCTCTAGTGTGTTAACAACATTCTACTCTGTTATTTTCATCGTGGGACTGGTTGGAAACATAATTGCCCTCTATGTATTTCTGGGTATCCACCGTAAAAGAAATTCTATTCAGATTTACCTACTTAATGTAGCCATTGCAGACCTCTTACTTatcttctgcctccctttccGAATAATGTATCACCTTAACCAAAACAAGTGGACACTGGGTGTGGTTCTTTGCAAGGTTGTGGGAACACTATTTTATATGAACATGTACATTAGCATTATTTTGCTTGGATTCATCAGTTTGGATCGCTACATAAAAATTAATCGGTCTATACAACAACGGAAGGCAATAACAACCAAACAGAGTATTTATGTTTGCTGCATAGTATGGACAGTTGCGCTTGCTGGATTTTTAACTATGATTATTTTAACCCTTAAGAAAGGAGGTCATAATTCCACAATGTGTTTCCATTATAGAGATAAGCATAATGCAAAAGGAGAAGCAATTTTTAACTACGTTCTTGTGGTAATGTTCTGGCTAATTTTCCTACTAATAATCCTTTCATATATTAAGATCGGCAAGAATCTATTGAGGATTTCTAAAAGGAGGTCAAAATTTCCTAATTCTGGTAAATATGCTACTACAGCCCGAAATTCCTTTATTGTACTAATCATTTTTACCGTGTGTTTTGTTCCCTATCATGCCTTCCGATTTGTCTACATTTCCTCACAGCTAAATGCGTCGTCTTGCTATTGGAAGGAAATTGTTCACAAAACCAATGAGATCATGctggttttctcatctttcaatAGCTGCTTAGATCCAGTCATGTATTTCCTGATGTCCAGTAATATCCGCAAAATAATGTGCCAGCTTCTTTCTAGACGATTTCAAGGGGAAGCGAGCAGGAGTGAAAGCACTTCAGAATTTAAACCAGGATACTCCCTGCATGATACATCTGCTGCAGCTAAAATTCAGGCTACTTCTTAA